From a region of the Nocardioides ginsengisegetis genome:
- a CDS encoding SulP family inorganic anion transporter, with product MEARIPVPDWARHYERGWLRGDLLAGVTVTAYLIPQVMAYAQLAGLPAVAGLWASVGALLGYALLGSSRQLSVGPESTTALMTAAALGSVPGALADPGAFAAALALAVALFCLLGRLGHLAALSDLLSRPVLVGYLAGMAAIMVSSQLGKLLGFAVVGDGFLQEVSFTVHHLGDTRVPALLLGGLTLVAMLVSSAVWPRAPVALAGILAATAAAALLDLEAHGVRLVGTIAVGVPHPGLPAISAGDVTGLLLPALGVAFVGFTDNILTARGFAARHQQAIDPQREMLALGAANLGSALLHGFPVSSSGSRTAIADAVGGRSQLTSVVTVVCTVLALVTAGPVLAAFPLPALGAVVVYAAVRLVDVRELVRFARFRRSELVLALATTLAVLVVGVLDGILVAIALSVLDLLHRVARPHDAVEGYAPGVAGMHDVADYPDARRVPGLLVYRYDSPLFFANAEDFHRRALAAVDANETPVEWFVLNTEAIVEVDITAVDVLENLRAELERRGIVMALARVKQDLRGDLLPTGLLDRIGEDHVFPTLPTAVAAFEAWRDDRRPDAG from the coding sequence ATGGAGGCGCGCATCCCGGTGCCCGACTGGGCCCGGCACTACGAGCGGGGCTGGCTGCGCGGCGACCTGCTGGCGGGCGTGACGGTCACGGCGTACCTCATCCCCCAGGTGATGGCCTACGCCCAGCTGGCCGGGCTGCCGGCAGTGGCGGGGCTCTGGGCGTCGGTGGGCGCCCTGCTCGGGTATGCCCTGCTGGGGTCCTCGCGCCAGCTCTCGGTGGGGCCGGAGTCCACGACGGCGCTGATGACGGCGGCCGCCCTCGGGTCGGTCCCCGGCGCGCTCGCCGACCCCGGCGCGTTCGCCGCGGCGCTGGCGCTCGCGGTGGCCCTCTTCTGCCTGCTGGGGCGACTCGGACACCTCGCCGCCCTGTCGGACCTGCTCTCACGGCCCGTCCTGGTCGGCTACCTCGCCGGGATGGCCGCGATCATGGTGAGCTCCCAGCTGGGCAAGCTGCTGGGCTTCGCCGTCGTCGGCGACGGCTTCCTGCAGGAGGTCTCCTTCACGGTCCACCACCTGGGCGACACCCGTGTCCCGGCACTGCTCCTGGGCGGCCTGACCCTCGTGGCGATGCTCGTGAGCTCGGCCGTCTGGCCGCGGGCCCCGGTCGCCCTGGCCGGGATCCTGGCGGCGACGGCAGCCGCGGCCCTGCTCGACCTGGAGGCGCACGGGGTGCGGCTGGTCGGGACGATCGCCGTCGGGGTGCCGCACCCCGGCCTGCCTGCGATCTCGGCCGGGGACGTGACCGGTCTCCTGCTGCCCGCGCTGGGGGTGGCCTTCGTGGGCTTCACCGACAACATCCTGACCGCCCGGGGGTTCGCGGCCCGCCACCAGCAGGCGATCGACCCGCAGCGGGAGATGCTCGCGCTCGGCGCCGCCAACCTCGGCTCCGCCCTGCTGCACGGCTTCCCGGTGAGCAGCAGCGGCAGCCGCACCGCGATCGCCGACGCCGTCGGCGGCCGGAGCCAGCTCACCAGCGTCGTCACGGTCGTCTGCACCGTGCTGGCCCTCGTGACGGCCGGTCCCGTGCTGGCCGCGTTCCCGCTGCCGGCGCTCGGCGCCGTCGTGGTGTACGCCGCGGTGCGGCTCGTGGACGTCCGGGAGCTGGTCCGCTTCGCCCGGTTCCGCCGCAGCGAGCTCGTCCTCGCCCTCGCCACGACCCTGGCCGTCCTCGTCGTGGGCGTGCTGGACGGGATCCTCGTGGCGATCGCGCTGTCCGTGCTCGACCTGCTGCACCGGGTGGCCCGCCCGCACGACGCGGTCGAGGGCTACGCCCCAGGCGTGGCCGGGATGCACGACGTCGCCGACTACCCCGACGCGAGGCGCGTGCCCGGCCTGCTCGTCTACCGCTACGACTCGCCGCTGTTCTTCGCCAACGCCGAGGACTTCCACCGCCGCGCGCTGGCGGCAGTCGACGCCAACGAGACGCCGGTGGAGTGGTTCGTGCTGAACACCGAGGCGATCGTCGAGGTCGACATCACCGCCGTCGACGTGCTGGAGAACCTGCGCGCCGAGCTGGAGCGGCGCGGCATCGTGATGGCGCTGGCCAGGGTCAAGCAGGACCTCCGCGGCGACCTCCTGCCGACCGGGCTCCTGGACCGGATCGGCGAGGACCATGTCTTCCCGACCCTGCCGACCGCCGTGGCAGCCTTCGAGGCGTGGCGGGACGACCGCCGTCCCGACGCAGGGTGA
- a CDS encoding response regulator → MTDSPKITVFLLDDHEVVRAGLRSMLEATGEITVIGESGSAEEAASRIPALRPDVAVLDARLPDGSGIEVCRTIRSVDPDLRALILTSYDDDDALFSAIMAGAAGYVLKEVRRGDLVNAIRLVAAGQSLIDPALTVRVLDRVRSGPQVASELQGLTEQEIKVLGFIAEGLTNRQIGERLFLAEKTVKNYVSTILAKLGLERRTQAAVLATKLLGS, encoded by the coding sequence ATGACCGACTCCCCGAAGATCACGGTGTTCCTGCTCGACGACCACGAGGTGGTCCGGGCGGGCCTGCGCAGCATGCTCGAGGCCACGGGGGAGATCACCGTGATCGGGGAGTCGGGCTCGGCCGAGGAGGCGGCCAGCCGCATCCCGGCGCTGCGACCCGACGTCGCGGTCCTGGACGCCCGCCTCCCCGACGGCTCCGGCATCGAGGTGTGCCGGACCATCCGGTCGGTCGACCCCGACCTGCGGGCGCTGATCCTCACGTCGTACGACGACGACGACGCCCTCTTCTCCGCGATCATGGCGGGGGCCGCCGGCTACGTCCTCAAGGAGGTACGCCGCGGCGACCTCGTCAACGCCATCCGGCTGGTCGCCGCCGGCCAGTCGCTCATCGACCCGGCCCTGACCGTGCGGGTCCTCGACCGGGTGCGCTCCGGCCCCCAGGTCGCCTCGGAGCTCCAGGGGCTGACCGAGCAGGAGATCAAGGTCCTCGGGTTCATCGCCGAGGGGCTCACCAACCGGCAGATCGGCGAGCGGCTCTTCCTGGCGGAGAAGACGGTGAAGAACTACGTCTCCACGATCCTGGCCAAGCTCGGTCTGGAACGACGCACCCAGGCGGCCGTGCTCGCCACGAAGCTGCTCGGCAGCTGA
- a CDS encoding universal stress protein, with translation MTGVDVRPGSIVVGVDGSTSSTRAVAWAAEQAALERRPLTLLHTIGAAATTWAGEPGVDRGAVLDALVTDGHALLATARAAVLDHAPGVDVHECLVLGDPRGALLEASSDAALLVVGSRGRGPLASLLLGSVGVALTRHPACPVVVVRPGNPGLERHGVLVGIDGTQHSAGTLEFAYRQASTRGLPLTVMHCPAVDLAAAAATDVERDARLHEARRLLARTVKDMADKFPDVPVHTELCRGRPDECLVREGSRMHLVVIGAHHGGAVSGVLFGTITAAVVEHASSPVAVVPAPV, from the coding sequence GTGACGGGCGTCGACGTCCGCCCCGGCAGCATCGTCGTCGGGGTCGATGGATCGACCTCCTCGACCCGGGCCGTGGCCTGGGCGGCGGAGCAGGCGGCGCTGGAGCGCCGTCCCCTCACCCTCCTGCACACCATCGGGGCGGCCGCCACCACCTGGGCCGGGGAGCCGGGCGTGGACCGGGGAGCGGTGCTCGACGCGCTGGTCACCGACGGCCACGCGCTGCTCGCGACCGCCCGGGCTGCGGTCCTGGACCATGCTCCCGGCGTCGACGTCCACGAGTGCCTCGTGCTCGGCGATCCCCGTGGAGCCCTGCTGGAGGCCTCGTCCGACGCGGCCCTGCTGGTGGTCGGGTCGCGCGGGCGCGGACCCCTGGCCAGCCTGCTCCTCGGCTCTGTCGGTGTCGCGCTGACCCGCCACCCGGCCTGCCCGGTGGTGGTGGTCCGCCCCGGGAACCCCGGGCTGGAGCGGCACGGCGTGCTCGTCGGGATCGACGGGACACAGCACTCGGCCGGGACCCTCGAGTTCGCCTACCGGCAGGCCTCCACGCGCGGCCTCCCGCTCACGGTCATGCACTGCCCGGCGGTCGACCTCGCTGCGGCCGCGGCCACGGACGTCGAGAGGGACGCCCGGCTGCACGAGGCCCGCCGGCTCCTGGCGCGGACGGTGAAGGACATGGCCGACAAGTTCCCGGACGTACCGGTGCACACCGAGCTGTGTCGCGGCCGGCCCGACGAGTGCCTGGTCCGCGAGGGATCACGCATGCACCTGGTGGTCATCGGCGCCCACCACGGCGGCGCGGTGTCCGGCGTGCTCTTCGGCACCATCACCGCGGCGGTGGTCGAGCACGCCTCGAGCCCCGTGGCCGTGGTGCCGGCGCCCGTCTGA
- a CDS encoding NAD(P)/FAD-dependent oxidoreductase, which yields MSTKVLVLGSNFGGLTAALALKDELGPDVDVTVVSPSDRFVFTPSLIWVPFGKRTFEDISFRVDRTLDAHGVHFVHEAATHIDPTAQTVVTESGASHDYDYLVLATGFRNDLDTVPGIGLGGHASTITTVPDAFAAARDWTRFLEDPGDVVIGATQGAGCFGAAYEFLFNTAYRLKRAGLDKKVKLTYVTAEPFLGHFGIGGLPHGEQLLGMFTRMNGIETITNAAMESVDERSLRLSDGRTLDFAWAMVVPAFRGQDVVSAVDGLTDDRGFVAVHDTYQSLKYPHVYAVGVAAAVDVPWTTAVPVGVPKTGFPTEQQAHAAARNIAAQVRGEEPVVHKAFGDIPALCVMDAGNNGVIILADKMMPPRKHGVLIPGPQAHAFKLAFEKYFLWKSKHGYVGLP from the coding sequence ATGTCCACGAAGGTCCTCGTGCTCGGCAGCAACTTCGGCGGCCTCACGGCGGCGCTGGCGCTCAAGGACGAGCTCGGCCCCGACGTCGACGTCACCGTCGTCTCGCCGTCCGACCGGTTCGTCTTCACCCCGTCCCTCATCTGGGTGCCCTTCGGGAAGCGCACCTTCGAGGACATCAGCTTCCGTGTCGACCGGACGCTCGACGCCCACGGTGTCCACTTCGTCCACGAGGCCGCCACGCACATCGACCCGACCGCGCAGACCGTCGTCACCGAGTCCGGAGCCAGCCACGACTACGACTACCTCGTCCTGGCCACCGGCTTCCGCAACGACCTCGACACGGTCCCCGGGATCGGCCTGGGTGGGCACGCCTCGACCATCACCACCGTCCCGGACGCCTTCGCGGCCGCGCGCGACTGGACCCGCTTCCTGGAGGACCCCGGTGACGTCGTGATCGGCGCGACCCAGGGGGCCGGCTGCTTCGGCGCGGCGTACGAGTTCCTCTTCAACACCGCCTACCGCCTGAAGCGGGCCGGGCTGGACAAGAAGGTCAAGCTCACCTACGTCACCGCCGAGCCGTTCCTGGGGCACTTCGGCATCGGCGGGCTGCCGCACGGCGAGCAGCTGCTGGGGATGTTCACCCGGATGAACGGGATCGAGACGATCACGAACGCGGCCATGGAGTCGGTCGACGAGCGGTCCCTGCGGCTGTCCGACGGACGCACCCTGGACTTCGCCTGGGCCATGGTGGTCCCGGCGTTCCGGGGGCAGGACGTCGTCAGCGCCGTGGACGGCCTGACCGACGACCGGGGCTTCGTGGCCGTCCACGACACCTACCAGTCCCTCAAGTACCCCCACGTGTACGCCGTGGGCGTGGCCGCCGCCGTCGACGTCCCCTGGACCACCGCGGTGCCGGTCGGCGTCCCGAAGACGGGGTTCCCGACCGAGCAGCAGGCGCACGCGGCGGCGCGCAACATCGCCGCCCAGGTCCGCGGGGAGGAGCCGGTGGTGCACAAGGCTTTCGGGGACATCCCGGCGCTCTGCGTGATGGACGCCGGCAACAACGGCGTCATCATCCTGGCCGACAAGATGATGCCCCCGCGGAAGCACGGAGTGCTGATCCCCGGCCCGCAGGCCCACGCGTTCAAGCTGGCCTTCGAGAAGTACTTCCTCTGGAAGAGCAAGCACGGCTACGTGGGGCTCCCGTGA
- the cydD gene encoding thiol reductant ABC exporter subunit CydD — MRPTDPRLRHHLRPAGRPLAGVVAGGVVGSVLVIVQAWAVAGLVLAVVRHGDVPRAGLLVVGVLAARAAAGVLVDLCAARAAAAVGSDLRRRLVRGFVADHARRTPRAAGDWAALVTRGVAASEPYLTRYLPALVLAVVLPPVTVVAIAALDPVSALIVVATLPLVPVFGALVGLATRERAERQWRAMSSLSGHFLDVVRGLPTLVAHNRAEVQSATIRRVTDRYRRASMATLRIAFASSAVLELVATLSVALVAVVVGLRLAQGGIGLHTALVVLLLAPEAYWPLRRVGAEFHAAAEGAATFEQVSDLLDGSGQAPPSDDGVPTDDPIVVRGLRVTHPGRTAPALHDLDLTVPARGVTVMTGPSGCGKSTLLGVLAGLVEPQSGSVTVGGRPVGGDEWRRRVAWLPQRPVFVSGSIADNLRLAAPDAPDSELWQVLGRVALEERVRAMPAGLASPVSEDAANLSAGERARLALARVVLAGRDWVLLDEPTAHLDDLTEQVIADTIVELGRTAAVVVVAHRPALAALAEHVVEIHAPAARPSSPPHARRSAAPAPGLEAPTPDLTPMPSTRRSLAVSRLLGALASGSGVALTATAGWLIVQASTRPPVLTLLVAIVAVRTFGLARPVLRYAERLRSHDVALRLLADRRVEVYDALVPLTPGRLGRRRGDLLASVVDDVDAVVDREVRVRSPLAGAVLVGSGAALLAGSALPALGVAVAVAGPVAGLAAFGLARRGSARAEGRLVAARAELSRRAVEVTQVAEDLEMWQAGPSAAEQVGAVADGLAGAAVRAARWPALARAALLLVTGAAMALAGELLAPAVVAGDVSGPVSALLVLLPLALLEVTTPLAEAGSVAARTRAAATRLASLAETPPAVREPRGPVTARAPYAVSAEQVAASWDGAPVLEELSLAIGPAERVGLVGPSGSGKSTVAALLLRFIDPDGGRISLGGAELDRLPLREVRHAVGLVDDDPHVFATTLVENVRFARPGATDEEVETALRQACLGPWVDSLPDGLGTWLGDGNADVSGGERTRLAIARSLLADQPVLVLDEPTAHLDTATATSIADEVLGAADGRSVLWITHGSVGLDHLDHVLRLDGSHEPAVG, encoded by the coding sequence GTGAGGCCCACCGATCCCCGGCTGCGCCACCACCTGCGGCCTGCGGGGCGCCCCCTCGCCGGGGTGGTCGCCGGCGGAGTCGTCGGCAGCGTGCTGGTCATCGTCCAGGCCTGGGCGGTCGCCGGTCTCGTGCTCGCGGTGGTCCGGCACGGGGACGTGCCCCGCGCCGGGCTCCTGGTGGTCGGCGTCCTCGCGGCCCGGGCCGCGGCGGGCGTGCTCGTGGACCTGTGCGCGGCCCGGGCCGCCGCGGCGGTCGGCTCGGACCTGCGTCGTCGCCTCGTCCGGGGCTTCGTCGCCGACCACGCGCGTCGTACGCCGCGGGCGGCAGGCGACTGGGCGGCCCTGGTCACGCGTGGCGTGGCGGCCTCCGAGCCCTACCTGACCCGCTACCTGCCGGCCCTCGTGCTGGCGGTCGTCCTGCCACCGGTCACCGTGGTCGCCATCGCCGCGCTGGACCCGGTCAGCGCCCTGATCGTGGTCGCCACCCTCCCGCTCGTCCCGGTCTTCGGCGCCCTGGTCGGGCTGGCCACCCGGGAGCGCGCCGAGCGGCAGTGGCGGGCGATGTCCTCCCTCTCGGGCCACTTCCTCGACGTGGTGCGCGGGCTGCCCACGCTGGTGGCGCACAACCGCGCCGAGGTGCAGTCGGCCACGATCCGGAGGGTCACCGACCGCTACCGGCGCGCGTCGATGGCCACCCTGCGGATCGCCTTCGCCTCCTCGGCCGTGCTCGAGCTCGTCGCGACCCTGTCCGTGGCGCTGGTGGCCGTCGTGGTCGGCCTGCGCCTGGCGCAGGGAGGGATCGGCCTGCACACCGCCCTGGTCGTGCTGCTGCTGGCCCCCGAGGCCTACTGGCCGCTGCGCCGCGTGGGCGCCGAGTTCCACGCCGCGGCCGAGGGGGCCGCGACCTTCGAGCAGGTCAGCGACCTCCTCGACGGCTCCGGTCAGGCCCCGCCCTCGGACGATGGGGTGCCGACCGACGACCCGATCGTGGTCCGCGGCCTCCGCGTGACCCATCCCGGCCGCACCGCCCCGGCGCTGCACGACCTCGACCTGACCGTGCCCGCCCGCGGGGTGACGGTCATGACCGGCCCCTCCGGCTGCGGCAAGTCGACCCTCCTGGGTGTCCTGGCCGGCCTCGTCGAGCCGCAGTCCGGCAGCGTGACCGTCGGCGGCCGACCCGTCGGGGGAGACGAGTGGCGTCGTCGCGTCGCCTGGCTCCCGCAGCGACCCGTCTTCGTCTCCGGCAGCATCGCCGACAACCTGCGGCTCGCTGCGCCCGACGCCCCCGACTCCGAGCTGTGGCAGGTCCTGGGCCGGGTCGCCCTCGAGGAGCGCGTCCGGGCCATGCCGGCCGGCCTGGCGAGCCCGGTGTCGGAGGACGCCGCCAACCTCTCGGCCGGCGAACGCGCCCGGCTCGCGCTCGCCCGCGTCGTCCTCGCCGGTCGTGACTGGGTCCTGCTCGACGAGCCCACGGCCCACCTCGACGACCTGACCGAGCAGGTCATCGCCGACACCATCGTGGAGCTCGGGCGCACCGCGGCGGTGGTCGTCGTGGCCCACCGGCCGGCCCTCGCTGCCCTGGCCGAGCACGTCGTGGAGATCCACGCTCCGGCAGCACGACCGTCATCGCCGCCGCACGCCCGTCGGTCCGCGGCACCTGCCCCCGGGCTCGAGGCGCCGACGCCCGACCTCACCCCGATGCCCTCGACACGTCGGTCGCTGGCCGTGAGCCGGCTGCTCGGCGCCCTCGCGTCGGGCTCCGGCGTGGCGCTGACCGCCACCGCCGGCTGGCTGATCGTCCAGGCCTCGACGAGGCCGCCCGTGCTCACCCTCCTCGTGGCCATCGTCGCCGTCCGCACGTTCGGGCTGGCACGCCCGGTCCTGCGCTACGCCGAGCGCCTGCGCTCGCACGACGTGGCACTGCGGCTGCTCGCCGACCGGCGCGTCGAGGTGTACGACGCCCTCGTCCCGCTGACGCCCGGCCGTCTCGGCCGTCGGCGTGGCGACCTCCTCGCGTCGGTGGTCGACGACGTCGACGCGGTGGTCGACCGGGAGGTGCGGGTCCGCTCGCCCCTGGCCGGCGCCGTCCTCGTCGGGTCCGGTGCCGCCCTCCTCGCGGGCTCGGCGCTGCCGGCGCTCGGCGTCGCGGTGGCGGTGGCGGGGCCGGTGGCCGGACTCGCGGCGTTCGGCCTGGCCCGTCGCGGCAGCGCCCGTGCGGAGGGACGCCTGGTCGCGGCGCGTGCGGAGCTCTCGCGGCGAGCCGTGGAGGTCACCCAGGTCGCCGAGGACCTGGAGATGTGGCAGGCCGGCCCTTCGGCGGCGGAGCAGGTGGGCGCCGTCGCGGACGGACTGGCCGGTGCGGCCGTCCGTGCCGCGCGCTGGCCGGCGCTGGCACGGGCCGCGCTGCTGCTCGTCACCGGCGCCGCCATGGCGCTGGCGGGGGAGCTGCTGGCTCCCGCGGTGGTCGCGGGTGACGTGAGCGGACCCGTCTCCGCGCTGCTGGTCCTGCTGCCCCTCGCCCTGCTCGAGGTCACGACCCCGCTGGCCGAGGCCGGCTCCGTCGCGGCCCGGACCCGGGCGGCGGCCACGCGGCTGGCGTCGCTCGCCGAGACGCCGCCGGCGGTGCGCGAGCCACGCGGCCCGGTCACCGCCCGCGCGCCGTACGCCGTCTCGGCGGAGCAGGTCGCTGCCTCGTGGGACGGGGCGCCCGTGCTCGAGGAGCTGTCGCTGGCGATCGGGCCCGCGGAGCGGGTCGGGCTGGTCGGCCCGTCCGGGTCGGGCAAGAGCACGGTGGCGGCCCTGCTGCTGCGCTTCATCGACCCGGACGGCGGACGGATCAGCCTGGGCGGCGCCGAGCTGGACCGCCTGCCCCTGCGCGAGGTCCGGCATGCCGTCGGCCTGGTCGACGACGACCCGCACGTCTTCGCCACCACGCTGGTGGAGAACGTCCGGTTCGCGCGCCCTGGAGCCACCGACGAGGAGGTCGAGACGGCGCTGCGGCAGGCGTGCCTCGGCCCGTGGGTCGACAGCCTCCCGGACGGGCTCGGGACCTGGCTCGGCGACGGGAACGCCGACGTCTCCGGGGGTGAACGCACCCGGCTGGCGATCGCCCGCTCCCTGCTCGCCGACCAGCCCGTGCTCGTCCTCGACGAGCCCACCGCCCACCTCGACACCGCCACCGCGACGAGCATCGCGGACGAGGTGCTCGGGGCCGCGGACGGCCGGTCGGTCCTCTGGATCACCCACGGCAGCGTCGGCCTCGACCACCTCGACCACGTCCTGCGGCTCGACGGCTCCCACGAGCCGGCCGTGGGGTGA
- the cydB gene encoding cytochrome d ubiquinol oxidase subunit II — MELTTVWFCLIAVLWIGYFTLEGFDFGVGMLLPILAHDEVERRVLINTIGPVWDGNEVWLLVAGGATFAAFPEWYATLFSGFYLPLLLILLALIVRGVAFEYRAKGHGVAWRGRWDIAIIVGSWVPAVLWGVAFADIVHGVPIAADGEYVGGFFNLLHPYALLGGLTTALLFLTHGAVFVSLKTDGPIRHEARALAARLGILAAGVTVAFLLWTQLDSGDLASGLLFVGAAVALVAGLVAVGAAREGWAFCGTFVAIALGVAGLFVALFPDVMPTTLADGASLTTTNAAATAYTLKIMTVVAAVFTPLVLLYQSWSYWVFRRRITVEHIPADHAPATAR; from the coding sequence ATGGAGCTGACGACCGTCTGGTTCTGCCTGATCGCCGTCCTGTGGATCGGCTACTTCACCCTGGAGGGGTTCGACTTCGGGGTCGGCATGCTGCTGCCGATCCTGGCCCACGACGAGGTCGAGCGACGGGTGCTCATCAACACCATCGGACCGGTCTGGGACGGCAACGAGGTGTGGCTGCTCGTGGCCGGCGGCGCGACGTTCGCGGCGTTCCCGGAGTGGTACGCCACCCTGTTCAGCGGCTTCTACCTGCCGCTGCTGCTGATCCTGCTGGCGCTGATCGTGCGGGGCGTCGCCTTCGAGTACCGCGCCAAGGGCCACGGCGTCGCCTGGCGCGGCCGCTGGGACATCGCGATCATCGTCGGCTCGTGGGTGCCGGCCGTGCTGTGGGGCGTGGCCTTCGCCGACATCGTCCACGGGGTCCCGATCGCCGCGGACGGGGAGTACGTCGGTGGGTTCTTCAACCTGCTCCACCCCTACGCCCTGCTCGGTGGACTCACGACCGCCCTGCTCTTCCTCACCCACGGCGCGGTGTTCGTCTCGCTCAAGACCGACGGGCCCATCCGCCACGAGGCGCGCGCCCTCGCGGCCCGGCTCGGGATCCTCGCCGCCGGGGTGACCGTGGCCTTCCTGCTCTGGACCCAGCTCGACAGCGGCGACCTCGCCTCGGGGCTGCTCTTCGTCGGAGCGGCCGTCGCCCTCGTCGCGGGACTCGTGGCGGTCGGCGCCGCCCGCGAGGGTTGGGCCTTCTGCGGCACGTTCGTAGCCATCGCGCTGGGCGTGGCGGGCCTCTTCGTCGCGCTGTTCCCCGACGTCATGCCCACGACGCTGGCCGACGGCGCGAGCCTGACGACCACCAACGCCGCGGCCACGGCGTACACGCTGAAGATCATGACGGTCGTCGCCGCGGTCTTCACCCCGCTCGTGCTGCTCTACCAGAGCTGGAGCTACTGGGTGTTCCGTCGCCGGATCACCGTCGAGCACATCCCGGCGGACCACGCCCCCGCCACCGCCCGGTGA
- a CDS encoding cytochrome ubiquinol oxidase subunit I encodes MDPLDIARWQFGIVTVYHFLFVPITIGLSAIVAGYETAWVRTGHEHWLRLTKFFGKLFLINFAIGVVTGIVQEFQFGMNWSDYSRFVGDIFGAPLAIEGLLAFFLESTFLGLWIFGWDRLPARVHAACIWIVHVGTLLSAYFILAANSWMQHPVGYRFNPDTGRAELHDFAAVLLNKVQLATFPHVVLSAYLTGAGFVVGVAFWSMRRTRDEEDDRRMYLRAVRTGAAVALVAALGVVVSGDVQGKIMTDVQPMKMAAAEGLYDTTDHAPFSLLTIGKLDGSTATNIIEMPGLLSFLGTGHFDGEVQGINQLRAEYRRTYGTDPGAAYYSPGDYTPIVPVTYWSFRLMIGLGLLAAAGAALILLATRRGRAPTGRFWLWLAIAMPLLPVAANSFGWIFTEMGRQPWAVFGLMTTAQAVSPGVGAGTVLTSLLAFTVVYAVLAVIEVRLVLTYIRAGAEPLPEPVGPDDTDRPLAFAY; translated from the coding sequence TTGGACCCCCTCGACATCGCCCGTTGGCAGTTCGGCATCGTCACCGTCTACCACTTCCTCTTCGTGCCGATCACCATCGGACTCTCGGCGATCGTGGCCGGCTACGAGACCGCCTGGGTGCGGACCGGCCACGAGCACTGGCTGCGGCTCACCAAGTTCTTCGGCAAGCTCTTCCTGATCAACTTCGCCATCGGCGTGGTGACGGGCATCGTCCAGGAGTTCCAGTTCGGGATGAACTGGAGCGACTACTCGCGCTTCGTCGGCGACATCTTCGGGGCGCCGCTCGCGATCGAGGGGCTGCTCGCCTTCTTCCTGGAGTCCACGTTCCTCGGGCTCTGGATCTTCGGCTGGGACCGGCTGCCCGCCCGCGTGCACGCCGCCTGCATCTGGATCGTGCACGTCGGCACGCTCCTCTCGGCCTACTTCATCCTCGCGGCGAACTCCTGGATGCAGCACCCGGTCGGCTATCGGTTCAACCCGGACACCGGTCGCGCCGAGCTGCACGACTTCGCCGCCGTGCTGCTGAACAAGGTCCAGCTGGCGACCTTCCCGCACGTGGTGCTGTCCGCCTACCTGACCGGTGCAGGATTCGTGGTCGGCGTGGCGTTCTGGTCGATGCGCCGCACCCGCGACGAGGAGGACGACCGCAGGATGTACCTGCGCGCGGTGCGCACCGGCGCGGCCGTCGCGCTGGTGGCGGCACTCGGCGTCGTCGTCAGCGGCGACGTCCAGGGCAAGATCATGACCGACGTCCAGCCGATGAAGATGGCGGCCGCCGAGGGCCTGTACGACACCACCGACCACGCGCCGTTCTCCCTGCTGACCATCGGGAAGCTGGACGGGTCCACGGCCACCAACATCATCGAGATGCCCGGCCTGCTGTCGTTCCTGGGCACCGGGCACTTCGACGGCGAGGTCCAGGGCATCAACCAGCTGCGGGCGGAGTACCGCCGGACCTACGGCACCGACCCGGGCGCGGCGTACTACTCGCCGGGCGACTACACGCCGATCGTCCCGGTGACCTACTGGTCGTTCCGGCTGATGATCGGCCTGGGCCTCCTCGCGGCGGCCGGGGCCGCGCTGATCCTCCTGGCCACCCGGCGGGGTCGCGCGCCGACGGGCCGGTTCTGGCTGTGGCTGGCGATCGCCATGCCGCTGCTGCCGGTCGCGGCCAACTCCTTCGGCTGGATCTTCACCGAGATGGGCCGCCAGCCCTGGGCGGTCTTCGGCCTGATGACAACTGCCCAGGCCGTCTCTCCGGGGGTCGGCGCCGGCACCGTCCTGACCTCCCTGCTGGCCTTCACGGTGGTCTACGCCGTGCTGGCCGTGATCGAGGTCCGGCTCGTCCTGACCTACATCCGCGCCGGCGCGGAGCCGCTCCCCGAGCCCGTGGGACCCGACGACACCGACCGCCCGCTGGCGTTCGCCTACTGA